From Coffea arabica cultivar ET-39 chromosome 2e, Coffea Arabica ET-39 HiFi, whole genome shotgun sequence, the proteins below share one genomic window:
- the LOC113733390 gene encoding uncharacterized protein: MILTMWPEFIDIEAQHLLRILNQSPTLIITRAKVTSVHVLSVETQTMSAILFDPQIPQALELKSWTKASRPYIEQVLAQKLYDAAHQRVQPPPEEHMHDISYALNTPYLPFWIKAKAKIVQPQHRLYILTCPASNCKKQTGAQANFNFLCCHCNMTFAKPLPRLKFLVQLSDSTGTITAQIEDQHAQHILNICAEDILYMTLKNQVPDIADINMKHHMSTFRFQVRKFTHPLQNTIVAKYNILACLPIADPTETPAPATNEASSSNLPDQQIATEDSSKDTTNPAIAQATATKKRDPPATITDQPKHQKID; the protein is encoded by the exons ATGATACTTACAATGTGGCCAGAATTCATTGACATTGAAGCACAACACCTTCTGAGGATCTTAAATCAGTCCCCGACATTGATTATAACAAGAGCCAAAGTGACTTCAGTGCATG TTTTATCTGTCGAGACACAAACAATGAGTGCTATCTTGTTTGATCCACAAATCCCTCAAGCACTAGAACTCAAAAGTTG GACCAAAGCAAGCAGACCTTATATTGAGCAAGTTTTAGCACAAAAACTTTATGATGCAGCTCATCAAAGAGTCCAACCTCCTCCTGAAGAACATATGCACGACATCAGCTATGCACTAAATACTCCTTATCTG CCATTCTGGATCAAAGCCAAAGCAAAGATAGTTCAACCTCAACATCGACTCTATATCCTTACCTGTCCAGCTTCTAATTGCAAAAAACAAACTGGAGCTCAAGCAAATTTCAACTTCTTATGCTGTCATTGCAACATGACATTTGCAAAACCACTGCCAAG GCTCAAGTTCTTAGTGCAACTGTCTGATAGTACTGGAACAATTACTGCACAAATTGAAGACCAGCATGCTCAGCACATTCTCAACATCTGTGCTGAAGACATACTCTACATGACACTAAAG AACCAAGTTCCAGATATTGCAGACATCAATATGAAGCACCATATGAGCACATTTCGTTTTCAAGTCAGGAAATTCACTCATCCTCTACAAAACACAATTGTAGCAAAGTACAACATCCTGGCTTGTCTACCAATTGCAGATCCTACAGAAACACCCGCACCAGCAACCAATGAAGCCTCATCATCAAACCTACCTGATCAACAAATTGCAACTGAAGATTCAAGCAAAGACACAACCAATCCAGCCATCGCACAAGCTACAGCAACTAAGAAAAGAGATCCACCAGCAACAATCACTGACCAGCCAAAGCACCAAAAAATCGACTAA
- the LOC113729898 gene encoding dof zinc finger protein DOF4.6-like isoform X1, whose amino-acid sequence MDTTQWPQGIGLAKPIETPKPAAALEKKPRPQKEQALNCPRCNSTNTKFCYYNNYSLTQPRYFCKTCRRYWTEGGTLRNVPVGGGSRKNKRSSSSTTSVSALPPASSSENKKLPDLSHLTSTAPGFSQNPKTPEGQDLNLTYPPVRNYSASLSGLMQLPNFNENKNLDPHLGNISSSISHVPAAGLEFLKSTSGISTGGFSSLLSMPLSDSNAIYSSSQQLPMQEFKPKLSFSLDGFDNNGTDYGSLHGVQVAENNNSSRLFLPYEELKPLSSVTCDQYNEHQQNRGQEGESAPNGYWSGMLGGDSW is encoded by the exons atggATACTACTCAGTGGCCACAG GGCATAGGACTGGCGAAACCAATTGAAACGCCGAAGCCAGCTGCAGCCCTAGAAAAGAAGCCAAGGCCGCAAAAAGAGCAAGCTTTGAACTGTCCGAGGTGCAATTCTACCAACACCAAGTTTTGTTACTACAACAATTATAGTCTCACTCAGCCAAGATACTTCTGCAAGACTTGTCGGAGGTACTGGACCGAAGGGGGCACTTTACGAAATGTGCCAGTTGGAGGAGGATccaggaaaaacaaaagatcaTCATCCAGTACTACTTCAGTTTCTGCATTACCACCAGCTTCATCATCAGAAAATAAGAAGCTTCCGGATCTGAGTCATCTTACCAGTACCGCACCTGGTTTTTCTCAAAACCCTAAGACTCCTGAGGGCCAAGACCTAAATCTAACTTATCCCCCCGTACGAAACTACAGTGCCAGTTTATCCGGCCTCATGCAGTTGCCTAATTTTAACGAAAACAAAAACCTTGATCCCCATCTCGGTAATATTTCATCATCCATATCCCATGTGCCTGCAGCAGGCCTAGAGTTTCTGAAGAGTACTAGCGGAATATCTACAGGGGGTTTCAGCTCTTTACTGTCGATGCCTCTTTCTGATTCTAACGCAATCTACTCATCTTCTCAACAACTCCCTATGCAAGAATTTAAGCCAAAGCTCAGTTTTTCTCTGGATGGTTTTGACAACAACGGCACTGATTATGGAAGTCTACATGGGGTTCAAGTTGCAGAAAATAATAATAGCTCAAGACTCTTTCTTCCTTACGAGGAATTGAAGCCACTCTCCTCGGTGACTTGCGACCAGTATAACGAGCATCAGCAGAATAGAGGGCAGGAGGGAGAATCTGCTCCTAATGGATACTGGAGCGGGATGTTAGGTGGAGACTCGTGGTAA
- the LOC113729899 gene encoding uncharacterized protein isoform X2, translating to MESTGEKPKLTSSSIYWVSCTDSPEFTHLSWCLTHSAVVGIDAEWKPHRSRQSTFPTVSLLQIACRLFPDSNESPVFLLDLSVLPLPSIYELLSNAFVSHDILKLGFRFKQDLVYLSSTFCSQGCDPGFDRVEPFLDITSVYSHLQHKQSSGRKVPKQSKSLATICQEVLGVSLSKELQCSDWSHRPLSEEQKAYAAADAQCLLDIFNVFQAKVEKEGNSFHRSSNFNLGLKQILEISNCCQTVLRKNVSEASNVIRATMSEFPGRIPAIEAKASEKSSGFTKEMDVILLRIARKYGDKILLKDSDRKPKMSKKKGKRSSAGMTYKERLVQSVDDWQGPPPWDLSVGGDGCPKFLCDVMVEGLAKHLRCVGIDAAIPHSKNPGTRDLIDQANKEKRVLLTRDAKLLTHNYLIKHQIYMVKSLLKNQQLLEVIKTFQLKICEHQLMSRCTKCNGKFIQKPLTTEEAVEAAKGFQVIPNCLFNKNLEFWQCVDCNQLYWEGTQYHNAVQKFINVCNLNE from the exons ATGGAATCCACGGGCGAAAAGCCGAAACTTACTAGTAGCAGTATTTACTGGGTCTCTTGTACCGATTCGCCCGAGTTCACCCACCTGAGTTGGTGTCTGACTCACTCCGCTGTCGTCGGAATCGACGCCGAATGGAAGCCCCACCGCAGCCGCCAATCCACCTTTCCCACGGTCTCTCTCCTCCAAATCGCATGCCGACTATTCCCGGACTCCAACGAGTCGCCGGTCTTCCTTCTCGACCTATCCGTACTTCCTCTTCCCTCAATCTACGAATTATTGAGCAACGCATTTGTATCCCATGATATTCTCAAATTAGGTTTTAGGTTCAAACAAGACTTGGTATATTTATCGTCCACTTTCTGTTCTCAAGGCTGCGATCCTGGTTTCGATAGG GTGGAGCCTTTTCTAGATATTACAAGTGTGTACAGCCATCTACAGCACAAGCAATCTTCAGGAAGAAAGGTACCAAAACAAAGCAAGAGCTTGGCAACCATTTGCCAAGAAGTGCTGGGTGTTTCACTTTCAAAG GAACTTCAATGCAGTGATTGGTCGCACCGTCCTCTTAGCGAAGAGCAAAAAGCGTATGCAGCTGCTGATGCTCAGTGTTTGCTTGATATATTTAATGTCTTCCAAGCAAAGGTTGAGAAAGAAG GGAATTCTTTTCATAGGTCATCGAACTTTAACCTTGGGTTGAAGCAGATTCTTGAGATTTCTAATTGTTGTCAGACGGTCCTAAGGAAAAATGTCTCTGAAGCTTCTAATGTGATTCGAGCTACTATGTCTGAGTTCCCAGGTAGAATTCCTGCTATTgaggctaaagcctctgagaaaTCAAGTGGATTTACCAAAGAAATGGATGTCATCCTCTTGCGTATTGCTAGAAAATATGGTGACAAAATTTTGTTGAAGGACTCTGACAGGAAACCTAAAATGtccaagaagaaaggaaaaaggtcATCTGCAGGGATGACTTACAAAGAAAGACTCGTGCAAAGTGTTGATGATTGGCAAGGGCCTCCCCCATGGGATCTTTCAGTGGGTGGTGATGGATGCCCCAAATTTCTCTGTGATGTGATG GTGGAAGGCTTAGCAAAGCATTTACGTTGCGTTGGGATAGATGCTGCTATTCCGCATTCAAAGAATCCTGGAACTAG ggatTTGATAGACCAAGCAAACAAGGAAAAGAGGGTGCTTTTAACTCGGGATGCGAAGCTTTTGACACATAACTATCTgataaaacatcaaatatacatgGTCAAAAGTCTTCTGAAAAATCAACAGCTACTTGAG GTAATCAAAACTTTTCAACTGAAAATTTGCGAGCATCAGCTAATGTCAAGGTGCACTAAATGCAATGGGAAGTTCATCCAAAAACCCTTAACAACTGAAGAGGCTGTGGAAGCTGCCAAAGGATTCCAAGTGATTCCCAACTGCTTGTTTAACAAGAATCTAGAGTTTTGGCAGTGTGTGGACTGCAATCAACTTTACTGggag GGAACCCAATATCACAATGCTGTTCAGAAGTTCATTAACGTGTGCAACCTAAATGAATAG
- the LOC113729898 gene encoding dof zinc finger protein DOF4.6-like isoform X2, with product MGIGLAKPIETPKPAAALEKKPRPQKEQALNCPRCNSTNTKFCYYNNYSLTQPRYFCKTCRRYWTEGGTLRNVPVGGGSRKNKRSSSSTTSVSALPPASSSENKKLPDLSHLTSTAPGFSQNPKTPEGQDLNLTYPPVRNYSASLSGLMQLPNFNENKNLDPHLGNISSSISHVPAAGLEFLKSTSGISTGGFSSLLSMPLSDSNAIYSSSQQLPMQEFKPKLSFSLDGFDNNGTDYGSLHGVQVAENNNSSRLFLPYEELKPLSSVTCDQYNEHQQNRGQEGESAPNGYWSGMLGGDSW from the exons ATG GGCATAGGACTGGCGAAACCAATTGAAACGCCGAAGCCAGCTGCAGCCCTAGAAAAGAAGCCAAGGCCGCAAAAAGAGCAAGCTTTGAACTGTCCGAGGTGCAATTCTACCAACACCAAGTTTTGTTACTACAACAATTATAGTCTCACTCAGCCAAGATACTTCTGCAAGACTTGTCGGAGGTACTGGACCGAAGGGGGCACTTTACGAAATGTGCCAGTTGGAGGAGGATccaggaaaaacaaaagatcaTCATCCAGTACTACTTCAGTTTCTGCATTACCACCAGCTTCATCATCAGAAAATAAGAAGCTTCCGGATCTGAGTCATCTTACCAGTACCGCACCTGGTTTTTCTCAAAACCCTAAGACTCCTGAGGGCCAAGACCTAAATCTAACTTATCCCCCCGTACGAAACTACAGTGCCAGTTTATCCGGCCTCATGCAGTTGCCTAATTTTAACGAAAACAAAAACCTTGATCCCCATCTCGGTAATATTTCATCATCCATATCCCATGTGCCTGCAGCAGGCCTAGAGTTTCTGAAGAGTACTAGCGGAATATCTACAGGGGGTTTCAGCTCTTTACTGTCGATGCCTCTTTCTGATTCTAACGCAATCTACTCATCTTCTCAACAACTCCCTATGCAAGAATTTAAGCCAAAGCTCAGTTTTTCTCTGGATGGTTTTGACAACAACGGCACTGATTATGGAAGTCTACATGGGGTTCAAGTTGCAGAAAATAATAATAGCTCAAGACTCTTTCTTCCTTACGAGGAATTGAAGCCACTCTCCTCGGTGACTTGCGACCAGTATAACGAGCATCAGCAGAATAGAGGGCAGGAGGGAGAATCTGCTCCTAATGGATACTGGAGCGGGATGTTAGGTGGAGACTCGTGGTAA
- the LOC113729899 gene encoding uncharacterized protein isoform X1 — protein MESTGEKPKLTSSSIYWVSCTDSPEFTHLSWCLTHSAVVGIDAEWKPHRSRQSTFPTVSLLQIACRLFPDSNESPVFLLDLSVLPLPSIYELLSNAFVSHDILKLGFRFKQDLVYLSSTFCSQGCDPGFDRVEPFLDITSVYSHLQHKQSSGRKVPKQSKSLATICQEVLGVSLSKELQCSDWSHRPLSEEQKAYAAADAQCLLDIFNVFQAKVEKEVAGNSFHRSSNFNLGLKQILEISNCCQTVLRKNVSEASNVIRATMSEFPGRIPAIEAKASEKSSGFTKEMDVILLRIARKYGDKILLKDSDRKPKMSKKKGKRSSAGMTYKERLVQSVDDWQGPPPWDLSVGGDGCPKFLCDVMVEGLAKHLRCVGIDAAIPHSKNPGTRDLIDQANKEKRVLLTRDAKLLTHNYLIKHQIYMVKSLLKNQQLLEVIKTFQLKICEHQLMSRCTKCNGKFIQKPLTTEEAVEAAKGFQVIPNCLFNKNLEFWQCVDCNQLYWEGTQYHNAVQKFINVCNLNE, from the exons ATGGAATCCACGGGCGAAAAGCCGAAACTTACTAGTAGCAGTATTTACTGGGTCTCTTGTACCGATTCGCCCGAGTTCACCCACCTGAGTTGGTGTCTGACTCACTCCGCTGTCGTCGGAATCGACGCCGAATGGAAGCCCCACCGCAGCCGCCAATCCACCTTTCCCACGGTCTCTCTCCTCCAAATCGCATGCCGACTATTCCCGGACTCCAACGAGTCGCCGGTCTTCCTTCTCGACCTATCCGTACTTCCTCTTCCCTCAATCTACGAATTATTGAGCAACGCATTTGTATCCCATGATATTCTCAAATTAGGTTTTAGGTTCAAACAAGACTTGGTATATTTATCGTCCACTTTCTGTTCTCAAGGCTGCGATCCTGGTTTCGATAGG GTGGAGCCTTTTCTAGATATTACAAGTGTGTACAGCCATCTACAGCACAAGCAATCTTCAGGAAGAAAGGTACCAAAACAAAGCAAGAGCTTGGCAACCATTTGCCAAGAAGTGCTGGGTGTTTCACTTTCAAAG GAACTTCAATGCAGTGATTGGTCGCACCGTCCTCTTAGCGAAGAGCAAAAAGCGTATGCAGCTGCTGATGCTCAGTGTTTGCTTGATATATTTAATGTCTTCCAAGCAAAGGTTGAGAAAGAAG TTGCAGGGAATTCTTTTCATAGGTCATCGAACTTTAACCTTGGGTTGAAGCAGATTCTTGAGATTTCTAATTGTTGTCAGACGGTCCTAAGGAAAAATGTCTCTGAAGCTTCTAATGTGATTCGAGCTACTATGTCTGAGTTCCCAGGTAGAATTCCTGCTATTgaggctaaagcctctgagaaaTCAAGTGGATTTACCAAAGAAATGGATGTCATCCTCTTGCGTATTGCTAGAAAATATGGTGACAAAATTTTGTTGAAGGACTCTGACAGGAAACCTAAAATGtccaagaagaaaggaaaaaggtcATCTGCAGGGATGACTTACAAAGAAAGACTCGTGCAAAGTGTTGATGATTGGCAAGGGCCTCCCCCATGGGATCTTTCAGTGGGTGGTGATGGATGCCCCAAATTTCTCTGTGATGTGATG GTGGAAGGCTTAGCAAAGCATTTACGTTGCGTTGGGATAGATGCTGCTATTCCGCATTCAAAGAATCCTGGAACTAG ggatTTGATAGACCAAGCAAACAAGGAAAAGAGGGTGCTTTTAACTCGGGATGCGAAGCTTTTGACACATAACTATCTgataaaacatcaaatatacatgGTCAAAAGTCTTCTGAAAAATCAACAGCTACTTGAG GTAATCAAAACTTTTCAACTGAAAATTTGCGAGCATCAGCTAATGTCAAGGTGCACTAAATGCAATGGGAAGTTCATCCAAAAACCCTTAACAACTGAAGAGGCTGTGGAAGCTGCCAAAGGATTCCAAGTGATTCCCAACTGCTTGTTTAACAAGAATCTAGAGTTTTGGCAGTGTGTGGACTGCAATCAACTTTACTGggag GGAACCCAATATCACAATGCTGTTCAGAAGTTCATTAACGTGTGCAACCTAAATGAATAG
- the LOC140037187 gene encoding uncharacterized protein gives MTLPEAPSCKLCGAKKFHLEPPGFCCSSGEIRLLETEMPRELMLLYLSDNDEATDFRNCIRSYNNMFAFTSIGMHCDKELGKKYNGIYTFRVQGQMYHFINPLVPADGQKPVNLQLYFYDTEHEVENRLSISNKFIENLIAMLVDLLKVNPYSSFFRGLQHLPDLDEYKIMLQSNPTVDQHVYNKPTVSQVGALWTESQTSDQTNSKHIQVYSKSENAQIVKHYYGCYDPMQYPFIFPNGEPGWHPGIEKLSSLQNNAASGQTCPGERTIPVDMFMTAEDVIHAENQVAAKRSKKRKYVSCREYYCYKLQIRHEDKSMLLHIGRLLQQYVVDMYVKIETSRLDFFKNDQYQNRLRTELYQGLLDSLSAGQTNGSNVGKRFILPRSFIGGPRDMKRRYLDAMTLVQQYGKPDIFLTMTCNKNWPEIKNLLLPKEKTENRPDLVSRVSRAKLQMLKNELFKKHIFGKVAAYTYVIEFQKRGLPHAHFLIILKHCSKLLSPEAYDRIVSAELPDIHIHKHLHSLVAQHMMHGPCGQMNPNCACMQKNEICKDKYPKQFAESTRHGQNSYPIYRRSDDKRTVKVRGHHLDNRWVVPYNAYLLSRFDCHMNVEICSTIQAVKYIYKYIYKGYDKILYQFSNGEENQMLDEIKNFQSARWISAPEAMWRIYSFDLNEMHPSVMTLPVHLENQQPITFPDQQSVDDVIKNAHLKKTMLTEFFQMNKYDHFAKNLNCLYTDFPQYFVWDAKSRYWSLRQQRDVIGRIAGVHPSEGERYFLRLLLKHVKKPTSFHDLKVINGKIATSFREAAEFLGLLEADNSAEICLAEAVLYQMPSSLRHLFATILVYCNPSNCQELWLKFKDFLSEDIEQNKTVSGEVVNDTVLQIIDMHLRAMGKQITHYGFQLLPNRLLENHMDTKELQAEKNIITPEEDLLSVYQLNEEQKIAFDKVLHCVNNNISKAFFIDGPGGTGKTYLYKALLATIRSQGCIALATATSGVAASILPGGRTAHSRFKIPINDDQNKYCNISKQSVLAQLIRNAKLIIWDKATMAKRKSVEALNKMLQDITNNDHLFGGKVIVFGGDFRQTLPVITHGTREDIIDTSLVMSPLWSKFEKIRLTINMRARLDPDFSTFLIRIGDGIQQTTDQDQVQIPESINIPFQDDETSINALIDTVFPNMEYITSTTTSIINRAILTTRNDFVHQINHKLIMKFPGAERSYFSNDEPLHSSVQFQDQDLLHSLTPNGLPLHELILKKNCPMMLLRNINPSEGLSNGTRLICKEFSNNIIQAQIAFGSFAGKIVFIPRIPLQASDDELSSVQFKRTQFLLRLCFAMTINKAQGQTLDYVGLYLREPVFSHGQLYVALSRARTASNIKVLIQPPHGQRQSTNFTRNVVYQEVLSASYIDSFISSFYSTIPCTLEIEELCIPITEIGQENEDWVAKAILIEKTAPRISKDASTTFQKYLFLDKEKSTIQAVSYTRDIQPLDQALVLYSTYYIGNAKVEPITIENFRYCTSPFQLTLTGGTFIKEADQENQYPIDQCYNFTPFKDFYKYMDTNTNSISTTSL, from the exons ATGACATTACCAGAAGCTCCTTCTTGTAAACTCTGTGGAGCAAAAAAATTTCACTTAGAGCCTCCTGGTTTTTGTTGCTCATCAGGTGAAATTCGACTCCTTGAAACTGAGATGCCTCGAGAATTGATGTTACTATATCTCAGTGACAATGATGAGGCTACAGACTTTCGCAATTGTATACGAAGCTATAATAATATGTTTGCTTTCACTTCAATAGGAATGCACTGTGATAAGGAATTAGGGAAAAAGTACAATGGTATATATACCTTTCGAGTGCAGGGTCAGATGTATCATTTTATAAATCCATTAGTTCCTGCTGATGGTCAAAAGCCAGTAAATTTGCAGTTATATTTCTATGATACTGAGCATGAAGTAGAAAATCGTCTGTCCATATCAAACAAGTTCATAGAAAATTTGATAGCAATGTTGGTTGATCTATTGAAAGTAAATCCGTACTCATCATTTTTCCGTGGATTACAACACTTGCCTGATCTAGATGAATACAAAATAATGTTGCAATCAAATCCAACAGTTGATCAGCACGTTTACAACAAGCCAACAGTTTCACAAGTTGGTGCTCTTTGGACAGAGTCACAGACTTCTGATCAAACGAATAGCAAACACATTCAAGTATATTCAAAAAGTGAGAATGCTCAGATTGTGAAACACTATTATGGCTGCTATGATCCAATGCAATATCCATTTATATTTCCTAATGGAGAACCAGGATGGCATCCAGGCATAGAAAAACTTTCAAGTCTACAAAATAATGCTGCTTCAGGTCAAACCTGTCCAGGAGAAAGAACAATTCCAGTAGATATGTTCATGACTGCAGAAGATGTTATACATGCTGAAAATCAAG TTGCAGCAAAACGTAGCAAAAAGCGAAAATATGTATCTTGCAGAGAATATTATTGTTACAAACTGCAGATCAGACATGAAGACAAATCAATGCTCTTGCATATTGGAAGGCTACTCCAGCAATATGTGGTTGACATGTACGTGAAGATTGAAACATCACGACTTGATTTTTTCAAGAATGATCAGTACCAGAATCGCCTTAGGACAGAGTTATATCAAGGTCTTCTTGATAGCTTATCAGCTGGACAAACCAATGGCTCAAATGTTGGTAAAAGATTCATATTGCCTCGTAGCTTTATTGGTGGTCCACGCGACATGAAGCGTCGTTATTTAGATGCAATGACTTTGGTTCAGCAGTATGGCAAACCAGACATTTTTTTAACAATGACCTGCAACAAAAATTGGCCAGAAATCAAGAACCTTTTATTGCCAAAAGAGAAGACAGAGAATAGACCTGATCTGGTTTCTCGAGTTTCTCGAGCTAAGTTGCAAATGTTAAAGAATGAACTTTTCAAGAAACATATTTTTGGCAAAGTTGCAGCTTACACATATGTTATTGAGTTTCAGAAACGTGGTCTTCCTCATGCACATTTTCTCATCATTCTCAAGCATTGCTCTAAGTTATTGAGTCCTGAAGCATACGATCGCATTGTTTCTGCTGAGCTACCTGatattcatatacacaagcaTCTGCACTCTTTAGTAGCACAACATATGATGCATGGACCCTGTGGACAAATGAATCCAAACTGTGCTTGTAtgcagaaaaatgaaatttgcaaAGACAAATATCCAAAACAATTTGCCGAATCAACAAGACATGGTCAGAACTCTTATCCAATCTATCGACGAAGTGATGACAAAAGGACTGTCAAGGTTCGAGGACATCATTTGGATAATCGATGGGTAGTTCCTTACAATGCATATCTTTTGTCCAGATTTGACTGCCACATGAATGTAGAGATATGTTCTACTATACAGGCAGTTAagtatatttataaatacatCTATAAGGGTTATGACAAGATACTATATCAATTCAGCAATGGAGAAGAAAATCAGATGCTTGATGAAATCAAGAACTTTCAATCAGCCAGATGGATTTCAGCGCCAGAAGCTATGTGGAGAATATATAGTTTTGATCTTAATGAAATGCATCCCTCTGTAATGACTCTACCAGTACATCTAGAAAATCAACAGCCAATAACTTTTCCAGATCAACAATCTGTTGATGATGTTATCAAAAATGCACATTTGAAGAAAACTATGCTCACAGAATTCTTTCAGATGAATAAGTATGaccattttgcaaaaaatttgaaTTGTCTATATACAGATTTTCCTCAATATTTCGTATGGGATGCTAAGTCAAGATACTGGTCATTGCGACAGCAAAGAGATGTAATTGGAAGAATTGCTGGAGTTCATCCTTCTGAAGGTGAAAGGTACTTTTTAAGACTCTTATTAAAGCATGTTAAAAAGCCAACATCATTCCATGATTTAAAAGTGATTAATGGCAAAATTGCTACATCCTTCAGAGAAGCAGCAGAGTTCTTAGGTTTATTAGAAGCTGATAATAGTGCAGAAATTTGTTTAGCAGAGGCTGTTCTATATCAAATGCCATCTTCACTTCGTCATCTGTTTGCTACAATTTTAGTCTACTGCAATCCTTCAAACTGTCAAGAGTTGTGGCTAAAGTTTAAGGATTTTCTTTCTGAAGATATTGAACAAAATAAAACGGTATCTGGAGAGGTAGTCAATGACACAGTATTGCAGATTATAGACATGCATTTAAGAGCAATGGGAAAACAGATCACACACTATGGTTTTCAGCTATTACCAAATAGACTACTGGAGAATCACATGGACACAAAAGAACTTCAGGCAGAAAAAAATATCATTACTCCTGAAGAAGATTTGCTCTCAGTATATCAATTAAATGAAGAGCAGAAAATTGCCTTTGATAAAGTACTGCACTGTGTCAACAATAACATATCAAAGGCATTTTTCATTGACGGACCAGGAGGAACTGGAAAAACTTACCTCTATAAAGCTCTGCTTGCAACTATAAGATCGCAAGGCTGCATAGCACTTGCTACTGCAACATCAGGTGTAGCAGCATCCATTCTTCCTGGAGGTCGAACTGCACACTCAAGGTTCAAAATTCCCATTAATGATGATCAAAATAAGTACTGCAACATCAGCAAGCAAAGTGTTTTGGCTCAGCTAATCAGAAATGCTAAGCTCATTATATGGGATAAAGCTACTATGGCTAAAAGAAAGTCAGTTGAAGCCCTTAACAAGATGTTACAAGACATAACAAATAACGACCATTTATTTGGTGGAAAAGTCATTGTCTTTGGTGGTGACTTTCGTCAGACTTTACCAGTAATCACACATGGTACCAGAGAAGATATCATAGATACCAGTCTTGTTATGTCACCATTATGGAGCAAATTTGAAAAGATCAGATTAACAATCAATATGAGAGCCAGACTTGATCCAGATTTTTCCACATTCTTGATCAGGATTGGAGATGGAATTCAGCAAACTACTGATCAAGATCAAGTTCAGATACCAGAATCAATCAACATTCCTTTTCAAGATGATGAAACTTCCATAAATGCTCTGATTGATACTGTGTTCCCAAATATGGAGTACATTACTTCAACAACAACATCTATTATCAATCGAGCAATATTGACGACAAGAAATGACTTTGTTCATCAGATCAAtcataaattgataatgaaaTTTCCAGGAGCAGAAAGAAGCTACTTCAGCAATGATGAACCATTACACTCTTCAGTACAGTTCCAAGATCAAGATCTATTGCATTCTCTTACACCTAATGGCCTCCCTTTACATGAGTTAATACTCAAAAAGAACTGTCCAATGATGCTTCTCAGAAACATCAATCCAAGTGAGGGCCTATCAAATGGTACACGCCTAATCTGTAAGGAATTTTCGAATAACATAATTCAAGCACAGATAGCATTtggctcttttgcaggaaaaattgttttcattCCAAGGATACCATTACAAGCTTCTGATGACGAATTGTCTTCAGTACAGTTCAAGAGAACTCAATTTCTACTACGCTTGTGTTTCGCAATGACCATTAATAAAGCTCAAGGCCAAACACTTGATTATGTTGGACTGTACCTCAGAGAACCAGTTTTTTCTCATGGACAACTTTACGTTGCTTTGTCAAGAGCACGGACAGCTTCTAACATTAAAGTCCTGATACAGCCACCACATGGACAAAGACAAAGCACCAATTTTACACGAAATGTTGTCTATCAGGAAGTGCTTTCAGCA TCATATATTGATTCTTTCATCAGCTCTTTTTACAGCACTATACCATGCACACT TGAAATAGAAGAGCTGTGTATTCCCATTACTGAAATAGGACAGGAAAATGAAGATTGGGTTGCAAAAGCTATTCTCATTGAGAAAACAGCTCCTCGTATCAGTAAAGATGCAAGCACTACATTCCAGAAATATCTCTTCCTTGACAAAGAG AAAAGTACAATCCAAGCTGTCTCATACACAAGAGACATACAACCTCTAGATCAAGCACTTGTCTTGTACTCTACATACTACATTGGCAATGCAAAGGTGGAGCCTATAACAATAGAAAATTTCAGATACTGCACTTCACCATTTCAACTAACCTTGACCGGAGGTACATTCATCAAAGAAGCAGATCAAGAAAACCAGTATCCTATTGATCAGTGCTACAATTTTACACCATTCAAAGACTTCTATAAGTACATGGATACAAATACAAATTCGATAAGTACTACTTCACTTTAA